Genomic segment of Synergistaceae bacterium:
GAAAAAGTTTTGCACTATTTAGATATTCCCATTCAGCACGCAGACCCGGAAATTTTATCGCGCATGAACAGACCCGTAAAATCAGGACACTTAGAGAAAATTTTTAGTTACATCAGGAGTCTTGATAATTTATTCACGTTACGAACTACGATAATGACAGGTTTTCCCGGTGAGAGCAATAAAAATTTTGAACGGGTAATAGATTTTATCAGCGAAATAGAATTTGATAGACTCGGCTGCTTTGTGTATTCGCCTGAAGAAGGAACTAAGGCCGCAAAATTTCCCGATCAAGTACCGCACAAAATTTCTGAGTCACGGTGTAATAAGTTAATGCAGATTCAATCGCAAATTTCACAGGAACGCAGCGAATTATTTATTAACAGAGAGCTTGATATATTAGTTGAAGAGCTTGACCCGGAAAATAAACAAGTCTGGGGGAGAAGTTATCGCGATGCGCCGGAAGTTGACGGGTTAATCTGTGTATCAGGCTGCAAGAACGTCAAGCCGGGAGATTTAATACGCGCAAAAATTTATGATTGCGAAGAAAATGATTTATTCGGAGAAGTGATATAAATTATGAAAAATATGAAGAATTACCCTTTTTATGTATGGATTGCAAGTTTATTCGGACTGGGCTTTATTCCGTCGGGAATGCCGGGGACTGTGAGTTCATTTGCTGCGTGCGTTGTGAGTGCCTTTGTTGATGTTCCGTTATGGGCAATTATAGCAATAAGCATTATAGGAGTATGGGCGACTGATAAATCAGAAAAATTTTTCAACCGCAAAGATCCGAGCTTCCTAAATATTGACGAAGTGCCGGGAATGTGGATAACTATTTATTTGCTGCCGAAAAGTTTTATAATTCCTGGATTCTTTCTGTTCAGGTTGATTGATATTCTAAAGCCTTGGCCGGTCTCAGCGATGGAAAAATTACCCGGAGGCTGGGGAATAATGGCCGATGATATTTTAGGGGGAGTCATGGGAAATATAATATTGCAGGTCATTAACGCATATTTATACAATAGCGGCTGGGTTTATGGATTGATTCAAGCGATGAAATAATATTTTACTGGCGATGAAATAATGTTTTGCTTGCCGCCGCCTCCCCACCCACCCACCCTCGGCGGCGGCTTTCCGTTGAATAAA
This window contains:
- a CDS encoding phosphatidylglycerophosphatase A encodes the protein MKNYPFYVWIASLFGLGFIPSGMPGTVSSFAACVVSAFVDVPLWAIIAISIIGVWATDKSEKFFNRKDPSFLNIDEVPGMWITIYLLPKSFIIPGFFLFRLIDILKPWPVSAMEKLPGGWGIMADDILGGVMGNIILQVINAYLYNSGWVYGLIQAMK